The following DNA comes from Marichromatium purpuratum 984.
GTCCAGCAGACTCCGGGTACCGGCTTCCTGCACCGACAGCCGCAATCCCGGATGATGATGCTTGAAGGCCATCAGCAACGGCGGGAAGAAGTAGGACCCGAGGATGCTCGGCAAACCGATACGCACCTCGCCCTTGAGCAGTCCGCGCAGCTCGCGCATCTGCAGCTCTGCGGCCTCGGCACGTTCGAGCAAGGCCCGGGCGTGCCCGGCCAGTACCTCGCCCTCGCTGGTCGGTGTGACCCGACGCGCTCCCCGGTGCAACAGCTCCAGCTCGAGCGTGCGCTCGAGCTTGCGGATGGCGATGCTCAGCGCCGGCTGAGCGATACCGAGCCGAACGGCGGCAGCGGTGAAGCCACCGGCCTCGACCACGGCGAGAAAGTAACGCAGCTGCTTCAAATCCATATCGATTTCAAATCGATCGAATATCTTAAATTTATTTTATTTATAGATCATGGCGTTCATACAATGAACCCACGCCCCATCTATTCAGGATTCCAATGAGCCCCCCGATCACCGCACGCACCCCGGCCTTCTGGCGCGCGACCCTGGCACTCTGTCTCAGCTCGATCGCCATCTTCGCCAACCTCTATGCCCCGCAACCGCTGCTGCCGCTGCTGCGCAGCGATCTCGGCATCTCGGAACTGGAGGCCAGTCTGACCGTCTCGGTCTCCACCTTCACCCTGGGGTTGTCGCTGCTGCTCTTCGGACCGCTCTCCGATGCCGTCGGTCGACGCGCGATCATGTTCACCACCCTGGCGCTGGCGACCGCCTGCGCGCTCGCCCTCGCCCTCGCCCCGGACTTCGGCACCCTGCTCGCGCTGCGCGCACTGCAGGGCTTCTTCCTCGGTGGCGTGCCGGCGCTGGCGCTGGCTTATCTCGGCGACGAATTCGACCACGAGGCGCTGCTGCTGGCCGTCGGCATCTATATCGGTGGCAATTCGATCGGCGGCATCGCCGGGCGTCTGCTCAGTGGCGCGAGCGCCGCCGAGTGGGGCTGGCAGGCGAGCTTCCTCACCGCCGGGTTGCTCAGCCTCGCGGTGCTGATCGCCTCCCTCATCCTGCTGCCGCCCTCGCGCCGCTTCCAGCCCAAGCCGCCGCGACCGCGCGCCATGGTCGCCGACCTCGCGCTGCACCTGCGCAACCCGAGCATCCTCGGCGCCTACCTCATCGGCGGGCTCAACTTCATGGTGTTCATCAACCTCTACAGCTATGTCACCTTTCTACTGAGCGCCCCGCCCTACCATCTCTCGCCGATGTGGCTGGGGATGCTGTTTCTCACCTATCTCTCCGGCACCGTCGCCGCCAGCTTCTCCGGCCGATTGGCGCGCGGGCGCTCGCAACCGCTGGCGATGGCCGCCGGCACCCTGCTGCTGCTCGGCGGCACCCTGCTGACCCTGGTGCCGCATCTGGTGGCGATCATCGGCGGGCTGCTGATCAATGCCGTCGGCTTCTTCTTCGCCCACTCCCAGGCGGCAAGCTGGGTCAGCCACAAGGCCACCCGGGCACGCGCCAGCGCCTCCTCGCTGTATCTGGTGTTCTACTACACCGGGGCGAGCCTCGGCGGCTTCTATCTCGCGCCTTACTGGCACTGGGCGGACTGGCCAGGGGTGGTGCTGGGCGCGGTGCTGGCGCTGGTGCTCACCCTAGGCCTCGCACTCTGGCTGCATGCCCGCGAGCACGGTCAGACGCAGATCTGCCCC
Coding sequences within:
- a CDS encoding MFS transporter, whose translation is MSPPITARTPAFWRATLALCLSSIAIFANLYAPQPLLPLLRSDLGISELEASLTVSVSTFTLGLSLLLFGPLSDAVGRRAIMFTTLALATACALALALAPDFGTLLALRALQGFFLGGVPALALAYLGDEFDHEALLLAVGIYIGGNSIGGIAGRLLSGASAAEWGWQASFLTAGLLSLAVLIASLILLPPSRRFQPKPPRPRAMVADLALHLRNPSILGAYLIGGLNFMVFINLYSYVTFLLSAPPYHLSPMWLGMLFLTYLSGTVAASFSGRLARGRSQPLAMAAGTLLLLGGTLLTLVPHLVAIIGGLLINAVGFFFAHSQAASWVSHKATRARASASSLYLVFYYTGASLGGFYLAPYWHWADWPGVVLGAVLALVLTLGLALWLHAREHGQTQICPWWQRLAGACREPALPADTGGH